GATCACGATCAGTCCGCAGGACCTGAGATATGTGCGGCAGGTGAATTACCAGGGCAAGCGCTGCATTATGATTGAGATTGAAGAGGATGCGGTGATTGAAGGCTTCACATTATTGACAGAGAACTTATAAAATGATTCGTATGACGGGCTATCCCGGTGTCTCTGAGCAGACCTGGGATAGCCCTTCTGTATGGTTACTGGGCTAATACGCTATAACTACAGTCCGTTCTCCGCCCAAATGGCCGCATACTTCTTCTCCCAGATCGCCCAGCGCGTCTCGGCCCCGTATTTTCCCTGGAGTTGCTTCAGGTATTGCTCTGCGGTCTCTGTCTCGCCTGCGCGGAGCAGGAACCGGAAGGTCTCCTCGCTGAGATGCAGCGCTGTGTGTTCCATATAATAATCGAGAATGTCTCTGGCACCGGTTAAGTTATGCATGAAGGCAAGCGCCTGGTCCAGGTGCTGCAGCAGCTCTGCAGTGAAGCTGTCCGTATCGGTATCCTCCGTTAAGGTGTAGCGGTCCGGGGCGGCGGGGACGATCTCCCTGATCCGTGAGGTGAAGTGGGAGGTGCCTGTGACAGATACGATGGATGACTTGCCCGCCTGCAGCTGCTCAAGCTCTGTAGAGTGAATAGTACAGTTCACATAGAAGCTGAGCTTGTCCCAGGAATTGCCCGACGATTTCTGAATATTGATGTTATAGATAAGCTGATCCTCAGTTTTCGTGAAATTCAGAGCTTTTTTACGATAGCCCCGTGCGGTTAAAAAAGGTTTCACGTCCTGTGTAATGATCTCCTTGAACACATCCTGCATGGAATGCCTCCTTCGTGTGCGGTGATATTAGATTGCCTGTGATAAC
This region of Paenibacillus sp. FSL K6-1096 genomic DNA includes:
- a CDS encoding DUF4304 domain-containing protein, with translation MQDVFKEIITQDVKPFLTARGYRKKALNFTKTEDQLIYNINIQKSSGNSWDKLSFYVNCTIHSTELEQLQAGKSSIVSVTGTSHFTSRIREIVPAAPDRYTLTEDTDTDSFTAELLQHLDQALAFMHNLTGARDILDYYMEHTALHLSEETFRFLLRAGETETAEQYLKQLQGKYGAETRWAIWEKKYAAIWAENGL